A DNA window from Schistocerca americana isolate TAMUIC-IGC-003095 chromosome 4, iqSchAmer2.1, whole genome shotgun sequence contains the following coding sequences:
- the LOC124613487 gene encoding putative gustatory receptor 2a, whose translation MGKAVNAAYGVQNLVEVVSCFVSTVTYIYISTVVYLDLKPVWPGIPRGQVIIMFSLWIGLMVGRLLTTAYSSDMVVQETARTQRLVQKLLLLPLPARSGCPEELQHFGEQMTRSRLRYSAAGFFTLDLSLLRSFTATVTTYVVILVQFGLSGASKQQNSSAAECRC comes from the coding sequence ATGGGTAAAGCCGTCAATGCGGCTTACGGAGTACAAAATCTCGTAGAAGTGGTCAGCTGTTTCGTGAGCACAGTGACGTACATTTATATCAGTACTGTCGTCTACTTAGATCTGAAGCCCGTGTGGCCTGGAATACCGAGGGGTCAAGTCATCATCATGTTCTCTCTTTGGATTGGACTCATGGTGGGGCGTCTGCTCACCACAGCCTACAGCAGTGACATGGTTGTGCAAGAAACCGCCCGCACACAGCGGCTGGTCCAGAAACTTCTGCTCTTACCGCTGCCTGCTAGAAGCGGCTGTCCAGAGGAGTTGCAGCACTTCGGAGAGCAGATGACGCGCAGTCGACTGCGCTACAGTGCAGCGGGGTTCTTCACGCTCGACCTGTCTCTGCTGAGGAGCTTCACAGCCACCGTCACTACCTACGTCGTCATCCTCGTCCAGTTCGGACTGTCTGGCGCGAGCAAGCAGCAGAACAGCAGCGCCGCTGAATGTAGATGTTAA